The DNA segment TGATTTGCGCACCTATGAACTGCGGGCTATTGTCGCACACAATTTCTTTTAGAACtccaaaccgacatatgatgtttcgccaaatgaaatctctgatttctttttctcgtacctgtttggAGGCACCTACTTCCACCCACTTAGTAAAATGACCAGTGAGCACTAATAGAAATCGTACCTTGCCTTTGGCTTGTGGcaatggacccacgatatccatcacCCACTTTGTAAAAGGCCACGGTGCAACAACCGAATGTAATAACTTTGCCAGTCGATGCATGTTGTTACcatatctttggcacttgtcacatttggccacaaaattttctgcctcttcttccatttttggccagTAATACCCTGCTTTTATTAAAGTTTTTACCAAGGACCTTCCTCCAGCATGATTTCCACAATgcccttcatgtacttctctcatcatGTACTCCGTTTGAGAAGGTCCGACACACCTTGCTAGAGGGCCACATAATATTTTTCGATATAAATTGCCTCGATCCAAACAGTAGCGGGCAGCCTTTCAACGAAGTTCCTGAGCTTTATTCTTATCTTTAGGTAGTATTCCGTACTGCAAAAAATTTACAatctcgtttctccaatcccaagttaaattattgaaatttacctcgtttttatcttGGTCGAGTGccgaatgaaacaaatgtattacaGAAGCATTCTAttcatttgtcacttctgcaGCGGATGAGAGATTAGCTAACGCGTCTGCTTCGACATTCTCGTCTCTTGGTATATGCACGATTTTCCAAGTTCGAAATTGTCTAATCAAATCTCGTGCCTTTTCCAAATATTGTTGCATCCTCGCCTCTCTAGTTATATAAGTCCCCTACACTTGATTAACTATGAGTTGCGAGTCGCTTTTGATTATGACCTGCTCTATTCCGAGCTCTcatgccaattctaaacctgcaatcacaacttCATATTCCGCTTCATTATTAGTAATAGGATGGAATTTTATGGCTTGTCGTATAGTCTCTTCTGCGGGTGGGATTAGGACAATGCCTAAACCCGCTCCTTTTACATTTGAAGAGCCATCGGTAAACAAGGTCCAAGTACCTGGATTAGACCCGTTAAAGACCCGCAGTTCTTTTTTCGCTTCTGTTGCCATGCCTGGGCTAAAGTATGCCATGAAATCTGCTAAAACTTGTGATTTTATTGtagttctaggttgatatgtgatgtcatattcacttagttctatagcccatttagcTAACCTACCTAATAACTCTTGCTTATgcaatatattacgtaaaggGTAAACAATTACTACGGagatgggatgacattgaaaataaggccttaattttctgGATGCCATAATTAATGCTAAAGTTAGTTTTTCTAGATAAGGATATCGAGTTTCAACATACAATAAAGTCTTGCtaatataataaattggagattgtttacctcTGTCCTCTCGAACTAATACGCCACTTACCGCCACTTCTGAAACAGTGAGATAGATGAGTAGCTTTTCCCCATCCTTTGGTATAGCCAACAAAGGTGGATTTGAAAAGTATGCTTTTAAATTTTTGAGCACTTGTTGACATTCTTTAGTCTATTCAAATTGACTTTGCTTTTTCAAAACTGAAAAGAACTTAAAGCTTTTCTTCTAAGATTTAGAAATAAATCTTCCTAACACTGTTATCCTACCTGTTAACCTCTACACTTTTTTTTCTTATGAGTATATCCGATATTTCTTCAATAACTTTAATCTGCGGgggatttacttcaattccacAGTTACAAACAAGGAAACCTAAGAACTTACCTGAAGacacgccaaatgcacatttctcgggatttaatttcatattgaaTTTGTAGAGAATCTAAAACGTATCTGACAGATGTTGAATATGATCCCCTACCTATTGTAatttgactagcatatcatcgatataaacctccatggtttttcccaGATGTTCGTGAAACATCTTAGTCACTAATCTTTGGTATGTGGctcctgcattctttagaccaaaagACATAACtttgtaacagtaagtccccctttctataataaaggaagttttttcctCTATCTGAAGGATCCATTTTtatctgattatatcctgaacatgcatctaaaaaacttagtAGTTCGTGTcttgcagtagcatcaattagttgatctatgtgtgataatggaaaagaatctttagggcaagctTTATTTAAATCAGTATAGTCTACACAAACttgccacttaccattctttttgGGTACCACTACAGTGTTAGCTAGCcaattaggatattttacctcgtGGATGGACCCGATTTTTAAGAGCTTTTGTACCTCATCCTGAATTACCTGATTCTTGAAGGACCCTTGCGTCCTTTTCTTCTATTTGACAGGTGGATATGTTGGATCTTCATTCAGCTTATGGGTCATTACATCCGGTGGTATACCTGTCATATATGAATGCGACTAAACAAAGCAATCCGcattagcttttaaaaatttaattaactTACTTTTCATCTCCGGGCTAAGGTTGGTTCCAATGTACACTTTTCTATCCGGCCAATGTACAAATAATACCACAACTTCCAATTCCTCGATTGttattttgatgttttcattttcttctggttcttgaatagtatcaggccttgagtctacatctATTTGTCCATCtacagttgaggtttgtgttgctAAATCCTCAACTGAATTCTGTAACTGCTATTTTTAATATACAACGTCGCTTTTTGCGCTTGAATCTGCCACTGAGTTAATACTTCGGGAAGCCTGTTGATCACCACGGATTTTTCTTATTCCCCATTGTGAAAGGAACCTGATAACCTGATGTAGGGTAGatgtaacaacatccatttcgtgaATCCACGGTCCACCGAGAATCATATTGTACGCCATGTCcatatctatcacttgaaatttggtatttttgactactccttctgcgaatgtggtgagtAATATCTCCCCTTTTATTACAACACTCAAGTTTTCAAAACCAGACAAGGTCCGTGCTTTGGGTACCAATTTATCATCGGCTTGTATCTCGTTTGCCACTCTTAACAGAATGATATTTacagaactacctggatcaatcaaaactcgttttacgttagtatcatgtacaagtaaagatattaccagtgcatcattgtgtggGATCAACACGCCATCTGCGTTTGCATCATCAAATGTTATACTATCTTCTTTCAAAACTTGACGAACTCGCTTCCCGTGGGTGACTGTGATTTTTGACACCTTCTTTGCTGTCGTATATGTTACACCATTGATTCTCTTTGGCGATGGAGGTTTCGGTGgttcctgcctattcttcatatatgcttgCTTACCCTTCTCACTAAACAATTAGGTTAAGTAACCTTATTTTAATAGGGGCTCTACTTCACCTTGTAGTAGTCTGAAATCTACTATTTTATgaccgtgatcgttgtgaaactcgcacaaaAAATCGGGGTTTCTCCTGTTGGGTTCGATCTTATTTCTTTTGACCACCACAttttatctcccatgcttcttaaaacagctaccgGCTCGGACGTGCTAACATTAAAACTGTAACCTTTAATTTTCGCCTTTGAACTTCCGTCGTTGTCTCGCATATCTCGCATATTTCATTTCTTTCCAAACCGAGATGACGAACCCGAATCTCTGTCCTTTGACCTGGAATCATACTTTGGGTTTTCTTATTTTGAACGTGAATCCCTTCCTGTTGGTCCCATATAAGattcgtacctatttttaccggacaTTTTTCCAGTTTCTGGTCACCTTGAACTTACCCTTTCATCTCTTTGGGATTGAGTGATGGTGTCTTCTTCTATCCGAAGCTTCATGCTATACATGTTGcaaacatcattccaagttgttgcgGAAAATTCTCGTAAGCTCTCTTTGAGTCTCCTCGTGGCTTTCGAGCTTTTTTCATTTAAATTACTGGAAAATGTCATAGCCACCCAATTGTCAGGTACACGTGGTAACATTATCCTTTCACACTGGAACCTGTCTATGAATTCCCTGAGTAGCTCCGTAtttccttgttttattttgaaaatgtctTCCATacatttttaaactttttgagctcccgagtgtgcttttatAAATGAATCTACAAGCTCAACAAAATAATCAAtggaattttcaggtaaaagagaataccatgttagtgctcCCTTCGTGAGTGTTTTACCGAATTTTTTGACCAATACTAATTCAATCTCttgcttggtcaagtcgttgcccttCATGCCAGTTGTAAATGCAGTTACATGATCTCGTGGATCAGTTGTCCCATCATACTTTGGGATATCGGGCAtcttgaacttttttggaatagGCAAAGGTGCAACACATGGCTTCCAAAGTTGTTGAGAATATTTTTTCGTATCTACTCCTTTGATTATAGGTGGCACACCAGGTATCCGCTCTATGTGATCGTTCTGCTCCTTGAGttgtttctgcaaagttagtaataaactttgtaaatcagaattaactggGATACCTGACCCTCCATCACGAGATTCGTTGGGAGTTACTCCGTTGCCTGAGTTAGCGAGCCGTGAACGTGGATTCTCTATGGTTGCGGTGTTGTTTGGAGGTGGAGTTGGTGGTACAGTTGGCAACCTATTGACAAAAGCTTGAAGAGCATTGTTGACTGTTCGGCTAATTGCTTCAATGTTGCATCAATAGCTTGATCGTTCTCAGGTCATTCATATTCGATTCAGATCTGTCAGGTGTCCCTTCTCGAGATTGTCGAGGAGAGTTTCGTGGTAAAGGGAGTGTAGTTCCATCTCCTTGTTGATTTTGCTGATTCAACTGATGTTGCTGATTTTGTTGGTTTTGTAGGTTTTGTTGGTTATGGTTGTTGACGTTCGACATGATGTTTTGGCAGAAGAATTGATTTGCAAAGtaaaaagattatcagattctgtgtaacagaaccaatttgtttaaccaaaaaataaaaatttcagtcaaagcttatttttagtactcgggttactgataatcaagaaaATGAATATTTTTGCAACGAGAAAGGAAAATTAGAGCGAGAAATAACAAAGCAATCGGTATAAAGCAAAAGTAAATAAGTGTATTCCAGTAATAATCAGAACGTATCCATACAAATGACATTTCtcttccttttatagctatttctaagtacaACGTCTCTTCCCTCTCGTAATCGAGTTATTATGAGTATTTAATGACATTAATGAAacgttataattggcaatcgtaactgTTTCGTGAAGATTCTGTAACGTTTCTAGTCATTCATGCTCATTAATTGAAGATTAACGAATCTGTACTTTTTGTTGTCTTGATTCACTCCATCAGTGTCTCTTCAAATTACGAAGATACTCGAGCAACCGTTTCTTCTTGTCTCTTAGATGTTTTGCTCGTACCTATTAAGACTCGAATCTCTTTAAGTACTCTTCTCCAGCTGTCCCTTTCTAATGATCCACATGTCTTGCCATGTCAGCCACATAATTAATTCCACGTGTAACATTTATTTTCCCCAATACAATAATGGTGATCTTTCCAGCAGGTAAGTTAATTTATTTTAACATTTGACTTTTGATCCCAACTTTAACCGAAGTTGACAAATAGGACTTCTTCATTGAGAAACTGGATATGTTTAACTAAACCCACAACTAAGTCACCAAAACCACTTCACTTTATTAACTATTGCAACAAACTATTGCTTCAAATCTTGGACCAAACTACAGATTATGCAACTAATTTCCAAACTCAACAACCCCAATTCATCCTTGCAATTTATATAAGCACATACCTTTAGATAATACCAATCGTCCAACTTAGAAACAAACTACAAGGAAAGGGATTGAAGAACCAGTAGATCTCTCGCGCTACCTACTAGCAAAAATTCCATCTAAGATAGATTGAATCGACAGACTTAATTATACTTATTTCATGGCTCGCGCACTAGTACTCTTGGACAACAAGTTCACTAGCCTATCTCAACTAGTTGCAAGCCATTCGAGGAAATGGAAGCGCAAGTGGAGAGCATGTTATGGCTATGGCGATGAACATGACCCTGTTATTCAACTCAATAATGAAGAGATTGATCAGAGTTACTATTTTGGAGAAGCTGATCCAAACACATGCAGTGGTGAAGTCTCTGTAATCTGGAAGAAAAATATAATCATGGGAGGAAAATGCCAGCTTCCTCAATTTTCTGGTGTCATAATTTATGATACTGCTGGGAATTTAGTTAATCCCAAAACTCCACGCCCTCTTGCACTTCCATGGAAAGAATAATGTTCCGTCCATTCATAAAAAGGATTAATATTGCTCTTTAATATTTATGTACTGGTTGGttatttccttcttttctttcttttaatttttcttaaaTCTATTGAGAACCAAGTGATTTAGTAAATGATGTACTCTCTCTCAACGTTTATAACTTGCCTAACTTAATGCCAATGTATCCTGAAAATTGAATATACTGAACTCAAAGGATATTTTACAAAACGGGGAAGAAAAGAATTTCTTATTTACTACAAATGAAAAGTAAGAACTAAGGCAAAGTGGTTCGTATGCCTACTTTACCTACTTGACGAAAGGAAACAAAATGTCTTATCAGTAATTCAATAGTCAATACTTTCTAAGTTCATCCAGTGTTTGTCCAATAGAACAATCTGTGTCAGTCAAAACGAATCAGAAAACTGAAATGTCGTTGAGCTCTAATAACAGTTACCTAGTAAAATACAAATTGCTAACCATACAGGCGCGCGCACACCAAAAAAAAACATAGAGACAAGAAATTGATGGACAAAGTTTGCAAAAACTATTCAATTCTTAGGTATTGGAGAGGAGCCACACACTGAATATGCAGGTGTAGGTATATTACAATATAAACTGGTGAATGCCACACGAGGGTGAGGGGCGGGGGCAGGGCTCGGGGTAAAGGAAAAAATGCTTGGAACTGAACCTTTGCAGTCCCTCTGATTCATAATAAGGAAACTGGCACCTCTTCATCAGCAAAAGGTTGAATGTATCCAACAAATCAAGAATTTTCCTTGGATGGAACAATTATTTGTGGCCAAATAAATCAACTGTACATCTCAGGTTTCAGGACTCCCACGTAGGGTAAGTTCCTATAAAGCTCAGAAAAATCTAATCCATAGCCAACCACAAAATAATCTGGACACTGCATGCAAATTAAATGAAGAATGATAAATAAAAGGTTACTTACTTGCACCAATATTTCTAGTGCGGAATAGAAAGTTATAATTAACatctatacatatatatatatatatatatatatatatatatatatatataaagttgatAAAAATAGGAGATGAGTTGGCACCTCTCTTTGACTAGGATTgccatttatcttttttctcatttttttttggcttttttgtgttcaaaaatattttccattcaATGGACTTTTTACTATTAAATGTATTACAATTATTACAATTAATATTGATTATATTACAACTCCTAAAGGTACGTTACTATCTTTGTAATTACGCAATGTTTACCACCCTATTTAGTACCTATCATTATTATAACCTTTAAGACCATGTTCTTCTCTAATTTAATGAAATAAATATGCCACTCAAGAGTCCGTCTCCTTCAAATAGTCCTTCTGCTCTCTACTAATGTTGTCATTCCTTTTGGCGTCAGGTACTTTTGGAATTTCTTTTTTGCTCTTTATCTTTTTGTAATATTTTGTCCTATAGAAGATTGTTACTTTGAATGTAATACCATTTACCCTACTTTGATGTATTGATTTCCTGATAATAATTGTTTTCGCATGTcgttttttctcttctatttttctgaTTTGGTGGATATAATTCTTTTGCCATGTTTTTATTT comes from the Nicotiana sylvestris chromosome 4, ASM39365v2, whole genome shotgun sequence genome and includes:
- the LOC104248994 gene encoding uncharacterized protein, which translates into the protein MARALVLLDNKFTSLSQLVASHSRKWKRKWRACYGYGDEHDPVIQLNNEEIDQSYYFGEADPNTCSGEVSVIWKKNIIMGGKCQLPQFSGVIIYDTAGNLVNPKTPRPLALPWKE